The Synechocystis sp. PCC 6714 genome includes the window AAGGGAAGTTAATCACCCGTTCCATGATCAGTCAACTGGATGATCAGTTACAGGCGGCCAAAATCCAAATTGCTAAGGATGCGGATGAATAGGTTCCCGGCCAACCTGTGGCGGTCTAATGTTTGTTTTTATGAGGACTATTATTTATGTTTAAGCCGTTGACCCGTCTTACCATTGATGCGGATGGGCGCTATGCCACCGATCAGGAGTTGCAATTCCTCCAGGATTTCCTGGATACGGCGGAAACCCGCGTCAGTGCCTACGAAAAAATCCGGGATAATGAGGAACAAATTATCCACCGCTGGGAAGCACAAAAACGAAGTCTGCCCCAGGATACCTTTCACATGGGCGATCGGGATGTGACGGAAATTTGTCGGCGGGACATGACTAATGTTTTCCGGTGTTCCATTACAGCCATTCTATTCGGAGATTTGGACCGTCTGCGGGAGGGGTTATTGATCTGGTATCAAACCATTG containing:
- a CDS encoding allophycocyanin codes for the protein MFKPLTRLTIDADGRYATDQELQFLQDFLDTAETRVSAYEKIRDNEEQIIHRWEAQKRSLPQDTFHMGDRDVTEICRRDMTNVFRCSITAILFGDLDRLREGLLIWYQTIVRAYNYTEYAKISYKVIQETVKDFLEPDEVAMVLPALKLDHTILSS